One segment of Allorhodopirellula heiligendammensis DNA contains the following:
- the nusA gene encoding transcription termination factor NusA: protein MNPQDILRYVDSLHRDRNIDSELLFQAIESALQSAAKRQYGEESDVVVSIDRESGKIAATLEGEPLGDDQIGRIGAQTAKQVIIQRVREAERDALMIEYRDQIGEIVSGIIGRADGGVATVNLGNVEAILPRSEQIPGESLHANERVRAIVYEVRPQGGNRVRVVLSRTRPQFVQRLFEQEIPELNDEVIAIKSISREPGYRSKVAVSSDDSQVDPISVCVGYRGSRIKAVREELAGEHIDVVRYDSDPEVLIPNALQPAEVDQVLLCDMIGRAIVLVKEDQLSLAIGRRGQNVRLASKLCGWDIEIMTGGELEEQIERAVGGFSQIPGITEEIAQTLVEQGYLSYDDLSVIEPDQFAEMAGLTEEQVDQIVEIAEARAEEAEKAAADERRVRRETEKLDRERAEMEAHMPASEKGDPTPAATEDDPEASAEASDAAPASDAAPASDAAPVAEADSSQTEAGEADPDEAQLGEAAAVGTDDETAPPDLEAAPEESTPEETAGVGESDAATPADKDSGGNL from the coding sequence ATGAACCCGCAAGACATTTTGCGATACGTCGATTCGCTCCATCGCGACAGAAATATCGATTCAGAGCTATTGTTTCAGGCTATTGAGTCGGCACTTCAAAGCGCAGCAAAGCGGCAGTACGGTGAAGAATCGGACGTGGTCGTCTCGATCGATCGTGAGAGTGGCAAGATCGCCGCAACTCTTGAAGGCGAACCGCTCGGCGATGACCAAATCGGCCGAATCGGCGCCCAAACGGCCAAGCAAGTTATTATCCAACGTGTTCGCGAAGCCGAACGCGATGCGTTGATGATCGAGTACCGCGACCAAATTGGTGAGATCGTCAGCGGCATCATCGGTCGAGCTGATGGTGGCGTGGCCACGGTGAACCTCGGCAACGTCGAAGCGATTTTGCCCCGCAGCGAGCAGATCCCTGGCGAAAGCCTCCACGCCAACGAGCGGGTGCGGGCGATCGTCTACGAAGTCCGCCCGCAAGGCGGCAACCGCGTCCGCGTCGTGCTCAGCCGCACCCGGCCACAATTCGTACAGCGACTCTTCGAGCAGGAAATTCCAGAGCTCAACGACGAAGTCATCGCAATCAAATCCATTTCTCGCGAACCAGGCTATCGCAGCAAAGTCGCCGTCAGCAGTGACGACTCTCAAGTCGATCCGATTTCGGTGTGCGTGGGATACCGCGGCAGCCGGATCAAGGCCGTGCGCGAGGAACTCGCCGGCGAGCATATCGACGTGGTCCGTTACGATAGCGATCCCGAGGTATTGATTCCCAACGCACTGCAGCCTGCCGAAGTCGATCAGGTTTTGCTCTGTGACATGATCGGCCGCGCCATTGTCCTCGTCAAAGAAGACCAGCTGTCGCTCGCGATCGGTCGCCGTGGTCAAAATGTGCGTCTGGCCAGCAAACTGTGCGGCTGGGACATTGAGATCATGACCGGGGGCGAACTCGAAGAGCAAATCGAGCGGGCAGTTGGTGGGTTCAGCCAAATCCCAGGCATTACGGAAGAAATCGCTCAAACGCTCGTGGAGCAAGGCTATCTCTCCTACGATGACCTCTCGGTGATCGAGCCGGACCAGTTCGCTGAAATGGCGGGCCTGACGGAAGAGCAGGTCGACCAAATCGTTGAGATCGCAGAGGCGCGCGCTGAGGAAGCCGAAAAGGCCGCCGCAGACGAACGTCGTGTCCGTCGCGAGACGGAAAAGCTCGATCGCGAACGGGCCGAGATGGAAGCCCATATGCCGGCTTCCGAGAAGGGTGACCCTACGCCAGCCGCGACGGAAGATGATCCAGAGGCATCCGCTGAGGCCTCGGACGCGGCTCCGGCCTCGGACGCGGCTCCGGCCTCGGACGCGGCTCCGGTCGCGGAAGCTGACTCCAGCCAAACGGAAGCTGGCGAGGCTGACCCGGACGAAGCCCAGCTAGGCGAAGCTGCTGCGGTCGGCACCGACGACGAAACCGCTCCTCCAGATCTAGAAGCTGCACCGGAAGAATCCACTCCAGAAGAGACTGCTGGCGTGGGCGAATCCGATGCAGCGACGCCCGCTGACAAGGATTCTGGGGGAAACCTCTAG
- a CDS encoding sulfatase family protein gives MNLHICLIRVISVIGFAVSFLLLGVSQASERPNVVFILADDLGYGDLGCYNPESKIPTPNLDRLAQQGMRFTDAHSPCTVCTPTRYSLLTGQMAFRVPNGGRVFSGAGGPSLIAEGRLTLPELLRDQGYATACFGKWHIGLTFRDEAGQPIHNGGPDGVKQIDYSRRIEGGPIDHGFDRFFGTACCPTTDWLYAYIEGDRVPVPPTGKLDKSDLPKHAYSIDNRPGQVALDFNLEEVDLKFLEKSQQFLRTQAMTKPDQPFFLFHSAQAVHLPSFPADEFKGKTNSGPHGDFIFELDYVVGELMATLEELGIADDTLVMFSSDNGPEVPAVYHMRHDHNHDGARPWRGVKRDNFEGGHRVPLIVRWPGQVPADTTSDELTSLTDVFATVAEIVDEPLPRDAAEDSFSMLPVLLGEKPSQPIRPYLLAQGFAGQKWLAIRRGKWKYLAHQGSGGNNYATHPQLQEYQLPNTAPDAPGQLFDLENDPGETTNLALKRPDIARELQSLLDESLASGRSREIPQE, from the coding sequence ATGAATTTGCACATTTGCTTGATCCGAGTGATTTCAGTCATCGGTTTCGCGGTTTCGTTTCTTCTCCTGGGCGTTTCCCAAGCCAGCGAACGACCCAATGTCGTCTTCATTCTGGCGGATGATTTGGGGTACGGGGATCTGGGATGTTATAACCCCGAGTCGAAGATTCCGACACCGAATCTCGACCGCCTCGCTCAACAGGGCATGCGGTTCACCGATGCACATAGCCCTTGCACGGTTTGCACACCCACTCGCTACAGTCTGTTGACTGGCCAAATGGCGTTTCGCGTGCCCAACGGTGGCCGCGTGTTTAGCGGCGCCGGCGGGCCGTCCTTAATCGCGGAAGGTCGCTTAACGTTGCCTGAACTGCTACGTGATCAAGGCTACGCAACCGCGTGTTTTGGCAAGTGGCATATCGGTCTGACATTCCGTGACGAAGCAGGTCAACCCATCCACAATGGTGGCCCCGACGGCGTGAAACAGATTGACTACTCGCGGCGCATCGAAGGCGGTCCGATCGACCATGGATTCGATCGCTTTTTTGGCACGGCGTGCTGTCCCACCACCGATTGGTTGTACGCCTACATTGAAGGTGATCGGGTTCCTGTACCGCCGACGGGCAAGCTTGATAAGAGCGACTTACCCAAGCACGCGTACTCAATCGACAATCGTCCCGGTCAGGTGGCGCTGGACTTTAATCTCGAAGAAGTCGATCTGAAATTCCTGGAGAAGAGCCAGCAGTTTCTAAGGACGCAGGCGATGACGAAACCCGATCAACCATTTTTTCTATTTCACTCTGCTCAGGCGGTTCACCTACCATCGTTTCCTGCCGATGAGTTCAAGGGAAAAACAAACTCGGGTCCTCATGGCGACTTCATCTTTGAATTGGACTATGTCGTCGGCGAGTTGATGGCGACGCTTGAAGAATTGGGGATCGCTGACGATACACTCGTGATGTTCTCCAGCGACAACGGTCCGGAAGTGCCCGCTGTCTATCATATGCGTCATGATCACAACCACGACGGTGCCCGCCCGTGGCGTGGCGTCAAACGTGACAACTTTGAAGGTGGCCATCGCGTGCCGCTGATTGTGCGGTGGCCTGGGCAGGTTCCTGCAGATACGACCTCTGACGAGCTCACATCGTTAACGGATGTGTTTGCCACGGTTGCGGAAATTGTTGATGAGCCGTTACCCCGAGACGCCGCCGAAGACAGTTTCAGCATGTTGCCCGTGTTGCTGGGTGAGAAACCATCCCAGCCAATTCGCCCCTATCTGTTGGCTCAGGGTTTCGCTGGTCAAAAGTGGCTAGCTATCCGGCGTGGCAAGTGGAAGTATCTCGCTCATCAGGGTTCCGGTGGCAATAATTACGCAACCCACCCCCAACTCCAGGAATACCAGCTTCCCAATACAGCACCCGATGCACCGGGGCAGCTGTTTGATCTCGAAAACGATCCCGGCGAGACTACCAATCTGGCGTTGAAACGTCCTGACATTGCGCGTGAACTGCAGTCTTTACTCGACGAGTCGCTCGCGAGTGGGCGCAGTCGAGAAATCCCCCAGGAGTAG
- the rbfA gene encoding 30S ribosome-binding factor RbfA translates to MSTRRQLKAAEAIREVVATSVLTDIRDPRVRDVTVISVDVSPDMREAKVSVSVMGDDAQKDLSIRGLQNSAGFLQSKIANRLDTRYTPRLTFELNRGQENALAVHEILARLKAEKEGSPEGEGGGVSTSHSTEDEPTASTDDTDALPPKSTDEPSAEL, encoded by the coding sequence TTGTCAACTCGTCGCCAACTCAAAGCCGCTGAAGCGATTCGCGAAGTGGTCGCTACCAGTGTTCTCACCGACATCCGTGATCCGCGAGTTCGCGACGTGACCGTCATTTCCGTCGACGTGTCGCCGGATATGCGAGAGGCGAAGGTTTCGGTGAGCGTGATGGGGGATGACGCCCAGAAAGATCTGTCGATTCGAGGTTTACAGAACTCGGCTGGTTTTTTGCAGAGTAAGATTGCCAATCGCCTCGATACTCGTTACACGCCACGCCTCACTTTTGAACTCAATCGTGGTCAGGAAAATGCGCTTGCGGTCCATGAAATCTTGGCCCGACTGAAAGCGGAAAAGGAGGGCAGTCCTGAGGGTGAGGGTGGTGGTGTTTCCACATCGCACAGCACCGAGGACGAGCCTACAGCATCTACCGACGATACAGACGCGTTGCCGCCTAAGAGTACTGATGAGCCCTCGGCTGAACTCTGA
- a CDS encoding YebC/PmpR family DNA-binding transcriptional regulator, with product MAGHSKWANIQHRKGRVDAARGKQWSKLSKAIIVAAKGGGGDPAGNIRLRKAIDDAKAVSMPKDNIERAIKRGTGELGGDAVEEVLYEGYGPGGVAVMCLALTDNRNRTAPELRTMFGKHGGELGKTGCVSYLFERKGLFLFAAGTDEDHVTEVALENGAEDVETDDEGQIQVTCAPDNHDALSDAFEKAELQPEVNEVTQIASTNVDVDKTVSGQMMSLLEALDDHDDIQTVSTNANFTDE from the coding sequence ATGGCAGGGCACTCAAAATGGGCCAATATCCAGCACCGCAAAGGTCGCGTCGATGCCGCCCGCGGGAAACAGTGGAGCAAACTGAGCAAGGCGATTATTGTTGCTGCCAAAGGTGGAGGCGGTGATCCCGCTGGTAATATCCGATTGCGGAAAGCCATCGACGATGCCAAAGCGGTCTCGATGCCTAAAGATAATATCGAAAGGGCGATCAAACGTGGCACTGGAGAGCTCGGTGGTGATGCCGTCGAGGAAGTGCTCTACGAAGGCTATGGTCCTGGCGGTGTTGCCGTGATGTGCCTAGCGTTGACGGACAATCGAAATCGAACCGCCCCGGAATTGCGTACGATGTTCGGCAAACATGGTGGTGAACTGGGCAAGACCGGATGCGTCTCCTACCTGTTCGAACGCAAGGGCTTGTTTCTTTTCGCTGCTGGCACGGACGAGGACCACGTGACGGAAGTCGCCTTAGAAAACGGTGCCGAGGATGTTGAGACCGACGACGAAGGCCAGATCCAGGTAACCTGCGCTCCTGATAACCACGACGCCTTGTCGGATGCCTTTGAGAAGGCGGAACTGCAACCCGAGGTGAATGAAGTCACGCAGATCGCATCGACGAACGTGGACGTCGACAAGACGGTCTCTGGTCAAATGATGTCATTACTCGAAGCTCTCGACGACCACGACGACATCCAGACCGTGAGTACGAATGCCAATTTCACAGACGAATAG
- a CDS encoding Gfo/Idh/MocA family protein — protein sequence MSPLPIRFGVLGTGRITRRLVADLQSTPGATVSAIASRCAHRARWAADSHGIAAAVEGYERLLSRDDVDAVYIALPPSLHHEWTLAACAAGKHILCEKPVALSAREVSEMLDAANRADVRFLDATAWLHHERTFQFRQWLRTATPQPDTALAAAKPDELFADESAAASESLGFRVGPLRHVSAAVSFLNPFQNGDHRLDRSLGGGALLDLGWYAAGMIRFATGDLPKRVYATAVMRDGIDVRVSATMRFADETTATLSCGFDTSTRKWCEIAGAEASIVCDDFTRPWADKPARSWVHEASGKVHTFTPPSELDGLTNSGGITAPVSRPSRCHQEREMISRLIGWIRTDASADVEKPWQQFHDQALQTQTLLDTIAAAIE from the coding sequence ATGTCACCACTCCCCATTCGATTTGGCGTCCTCGGCACAGGCCGGATCACCCGGCGATTGGTTGCCGATCTGCAGTCAACTCCGGGTGCGACCGTCAGCGCCATCGCGTCTCGCTGCGCGCACCGGGCGAGGTGGGCCGCCGATAGCCATGGGATCGCCGCCGCCGTAGAGGGGTACGAGCGTCTACTCTCGCGTGATGATGTCGACGCGGTATACATCGCGTTGCCCCCGTCGTTACATCACGAGTGGACACTCGCAGCATGCGCTGCGGGCAAACACATCTTATGTGAGAAACCGGTCGCACTCTCCGCCCGTGAGGTCAGCGAGATGCTTGACGCTGCGAATCGAGCCGATGTGCGATTTCTCGATGCGACGGCGTGGCTGCACCATGAACGCACCTTCCAGTTTCGACAGTGGCTGAGGACGGCGACGCCTCAGCCTGATACCGCACTGGCAGCGGCCAAACCCGACGAATTGTTTGCCGACGAGTCGGCTGCGGCCAGCGAGAGTCTCGGCTTTCGCGTCGGCCCGCTTCGCCATGTTAGTGCGGCAGTCTCGTTTCTTAACCCATTTCAGAACGGGGATCATCGGCTCGATCGCAGTCTAGGTGGGGGGGCGTTGCTGGATCTCGGTTGGTATGCCGCCGGAATGATTCGGTTCGCCACCGGCGACTTGCCCAAGCGGGTCTACGCGACGGCCGTCATGCGCGATGGCATTGATGTGCGGGTTTCAGCAACGATGCGTTTCGCAGACGAAACCACAGCGACTTTGTCCTGCGGGTTCGATACGAGCACACGAAAATGGTGTGAGATCGCCGGAGCGGAGGCATCGATCGTTTGTGACGATTTCACCCGACCATGGGCCGACAAGCCCGCCCGAAGCTGGGTGCACGAAGCATCAGGGAAAGTTCACACCTTCACGCCACCCAGTGAACTGGATGGGCTAACGAATTCCGGGGGCATCACGGCGCCAGTCAGTCGCCCGTCCCGCTGTCATCAGGAGCGTGAAATGATTTCACGGCTCATCGGCTGGATCCGAACCGACGCGTCCGCTGACGTCGAAAAACCATGGCAGCAATTCCACGACCAAGCTCTCCAGACGCAGACGCTGCTCGACACCATCGCAGCGGCGATCGAGTGA
- the infB gene encoding translation initiation factor IF-2, translated as MPVRIYALAKELSLDSKDLVDLVKKAGITGKGSALASLTDDEADQVRNSISSASKAAPKAPTAAPVTKESPTQPVAPVRDLDRSAMRRPPSIQIGRPQTRQSSPSDGGANKRPAPVLRAPVLKPAEPTPAPAKPVEPSSPKPEVRLRDVMPSQPGSKPVDAGSKPSEEARQPVEEAKTPPAPPASAPAPRAESKDPAPAADSGMASRIADRMASNSGGRVVPNRPGEPVRREGLGGGGKMRSLDRASARTGSGKPNDAAKARKREPRIKVNLAQLPNAPAPAAPISTTGPAQKPDIKLTRDVIEGHKQGMKAPLARLEKDDAERKRTKKEKETAVVGEFAGRKKIIEEDDKPRGKKGLAGMASARAERARGGGGRRVIGNSDDRSYSRRNRPRIRRKGTNTAAPRKERVQLELPCSVRSFCEASGVAMSDVMKTLMGMGMMININSEMDLETAELIATELNLEIELKAAESLEDELITEIEEQEDNAESLVARAPIVTFLGHVDHGKTSLLDSLIGIDVVKGEAGGITQHIRAYHITKGDRGVTFVDTPGHEAFTEMRARGANVTDIAVIVVAADDGIMPQTEEAISHAKAAEVPIVVALNKVDLAGVDINRVMTQLTEHGLTPSEWGGDVEVVKTSAMTGEGMDDLLETLMTVAELHEYSANPDRSALGVCLESEQHGDKGVVAKVVVQNGTLRVGDIIVCGPAHGRVRAMHDTLTNKPITEAGPSVPVSLTGLDTPPGAGDRFHVLKDITQARQIAGSREDEYSRQSLSGITTKVSFDSFQDLLAGGNLAGEERAKLNLIIRADARGSLEAIDKELSKFDHPEVEIRVLQRAVGGITLADATLASASDAVILGFNVIPDEKARQLADQRNIEIRRYSVIYKLTDDIRMMIEGRLKPEERIVELGRALVKQVFSISRVGTIAGCYVAQGSIVRGCRIRVSRDQRVIGDYPLDTLRRIKEDVKEVPRGMECGIRLSGFNDIKQDDVLEAYRIEQVARKLEASF; from the coding sequence GTGCCAGTACGCATTTACGCGCTTGCCAAAGAACTCAGCCTTGACAGTAAAGATCTCGTTGATCTGGTGAAGAAAGCCGGTATCACCGGCAAAGGCTCTGCGCTCGCAAGTCTCACCGACGACGAAGCCGATCAGGTACGCAACAGCATTTCCAGTGCGTCCAAGGCTGCACCGAAGGCTCCCACAGCCGCTCCGGTTACGAAAGAATCGCCAACCCAACCGGTTGCTCCGGTTCGTGATTTGGATCGAAGTGCGATGCGGCGGCCCCCGTCCATCCAAATCGGTCGGCCGCAGACTCGTCAGAGTTCTCCGTCAGACGGTGGCGCCAACAAGCGTCCCGCCCCTGTGCTGCGGGCACCTGTCTTGAAACCGGCCGAGCCGACCCCTGCCCCTGCGAAACCGGTCGAGCCATCGTCGCCGAAACCGGAAGTTCGCTTGCGAGACGTCATGCCGTCGCAACCGGGCAGCAAACCGGTCGACGCAGGCAGCAAGCCAAGTGAAGAGGCCCGCCAGCCCGTTGAGGAAGCAAAGACGCCGCCGGCCCCACCGGCGAGTGCGCCCGCGCCTCGTGCTGAATCGAAAGATCCAGCACCCGCGGCCGATAGTGGCATGGCTAGTCGGATTGCCGACCGGATGGCGAGCAATTCGGGTGGACGCGTGGTCCCCAATCGCCCCGGAGAGCCCGTTCGCCGCGAAGGCCTCGGTGGTGGCGGAAAGATGCGCTCGCTCGACCGCGCCTCCGCTCGCACTGGCTCTGGTAAACCCAACGATGCAGCCAAAGCTCGCAAGCGTGAGCCACGCATCAAGGTGAATCTGGCCCAGTTACCGAATGCCCCTGCACCAGCAGCTCCGATCTCGACGACCGGGCCGGCTCAAAAGCCAGACATCAAATTGACCCGCGACGTGATCGAAGGTCACAAGCAGGGCATGAAGGCGCCGCTAGCGAGACTGGAGAAAGACGACGCCGAGCGGAAACGAACCAAGAAGGAAAAAGAAACAGCCGTGGTTGGCGAATTTGCTGGCCGCAAGAAGATTATCGAGGAAGACGACAAGCCACGTGGCAAGAAGGGACTCGCCGGGATGGCGAGTGCCCGCGCCGAGCGAGCACGCGGCGGCGGTGGCCGACGTGTGATCGGCAATAGCGACGATCGCAGCTACTCACGCCGCAATCGCCCACGCATCCGTCGCAAGGGCACCAACACGGCCGCACCGCGGAAAGAACGCGTACAGCTCGAGTTGCCCTGTTCGGTGCGTAGTTTCTGCGAGGCTTCCGGGGTCGCCATGTCCGATGTCATGAAAACTCTCATGGGCATGGGCATGATGATCAACATCAACTCTGAAATGGATCTAGAAACTGCGGAACTGATCGCGACAGAACTGAATCTTGAGATCGAGCTGAAGGCGGCCGAGTCGCTCGAAGATGAATTGATCACTGAGATTGAAGAGCAGGAGGACAATGCGGAGTCGCTCGTCGCACGTGCCCCCATTGTGACGTTCCTCGGCCACGTCGATCACGGTAAAACCAGTTTGCTGGATTCCCTCATCGGAATCGACGTCGTCAAGGGCGAAGCGGGCGGTATCACCCAGCACATCCGTGCCTACCACATCACCAAGGGTGATCGGGGCGTCACGTTCGTCGATACCCCGGGTCACGAAGCATTTACGGAGATGCGTGCTCGCGGTGCCAACGTCACGGACATCGCCGTGATCGTCGTCGCCGCCGATGACGGCATCATGCCTCAAACGGAAGAGGCGATCAGTCATGCTAAGGCTGCTGAGGTACCGATCGTAGTCGCCCTGAACAAGGTCGATTTGGCCGGTGTTGATATCAACCGCGTCATGACCCAACTGACTGAACACGGCCTGACCCCGAGTGAATGGGGCGGCGATGTCGAAGTCGTCAAGACCAGTGCCATGACGGGCGAAGGGATGGACGACCTTCTCGAAACCCTGATGACGGTCGCTGAGTTGCACGAATACAGTGCGAACCCAGACCGCTCGGCACTCGGTGTCTGTTTGGAATCCGAACAGCACGGTGACAAAGGTGTTGTTGCCAAAGTTGTCGTTCAGAACGGCACGCTCCGCGTGGGCGATATCATTGTCTGCGGTCCGGCCCACGGCCGCGTACGAGCCATGCACGATACGCTAACGAACAAGCCGATTACCGAAGCGGGGCCAAGCGTCCCGGTGAGCTTGACCGGCTTGGACACGCCTCCGGGCGCCGGCGATCGATTCCATGTGCTCAAGGACATCACACAAGCTCGCCAGATTGCGGGCAGCCGTGAAGATGAATACAGCCGTCAATCGCTCTCTGGAATCACGACCAAGGTCTCCTTTGACTCGTTCCAAGATCTGCTCGCCGGTGGGAATCTTGCTGGTGAAGAACGGGCCAAACTGAACTTGATCATCCGTGCCGACGCGCGGGGATCGCTCGAAGCGATTGATAAGGAACTCAGCAAGTTCGATCATCCGGAAGTCGAGATTCGCGTGCTCCAGCGCGCCGTCGGCGGCATCACACTCGCCGACGCCACACTGGCGAGTGCTTCGGATGCTGTGATCCTCGGGTTCAATGTGATCCCGGATGAGAAAGCACGCCAGCTCGCTGATCAGCGGAACATCGAAATTCGGCGGTACAGCGTGATCTACAAGCTGACTGACGACATTCGAATGATGATCGAAGGCCGGCTCAAACCCGAAGAACGCATTGTCGAACTCGGCCGCGCGTTGGTCAAACAGGTCTTCTCCATCAGCCGAGTCGGAACGATTGCCGGGTGCTATGTCGCCCAGGGATCCATTGTTCGCGGATGCCGCATTCGCGTCAGCCGTGATCAGCGAGTGATTGGCGATTATCCATTGGACACGCTTCGCCGCATCAAAGAAGACGTCAAGGAAGTGCCGCGAGGAATGGAATGCGGTATTCGCTTGTCAGGATTCAATGACATCAAGCAGGACGACGTGCTCGAGGCCTATCGCATCGAACAGGTCGCTCGCAAGCTGGAGGCTAGTTTCTAG